ATAGTAATTAAACTTCATTTACCATAACTTTGATTTGATCATGTTTTAGACAAAACATACCCTCAATATTGTTTTCATACATTTTGATGTACAATTTGAcgaatttattgtttttcaaGTTAATACATATGATGTAACTTATTATCTGACATGCTCAGATATTTGTGTATACATCGGAAGGTATGTTAAACATACGGACACAATACAAGTGAACATCAGTCTTGTAATGACCTTTATCCGGCAGGCCCGACAGAAAGGGGAGCAACGTACATAAAATATTTCGGATAttctaaactaaatgatagacaTTGTGCACGTAAAACTTGTTTAAACCCACAGCATATTGTGTTGTACCGGACAGGTTATCTGGACCACGTTGTACATACACATACatctttgtttgaaaataattttccGAGGAGTTGGGTGTTGTTGATTACTAATGGTCTGTTGCACTGTAGTGTAAAAAGTGTGATTCCTGTGATTCTTTTAATGttcaattattacatgtatttataaaaacacatgtaaataaaaaaaggcAGAAACCGTATATGGCAAACTGTTATACCGTCGGACTTGGAAGCCTGAGTAAAACTACGTTTGAATTATGAAACGTAACTTTATGTATTTACCAAAGTTGTACAAAATTCGAATATGTAaaactgttgtttgtttataggtTAGTTATAGTAAGGTCGGTTCGATTGGGATATTGAGTTCATACGCGAGTAAACTGAGGTGGTTCAGAGTCATTCGAGCCATTGCAGTCAAAGTGTACAGTAGCATTTTGccaaaacataattatattatttatttttagatttgttGACCCCTAGTATGGGGAAACTAGTACATGTACAATCTGTGTAATGCctgtgtatttatatgaattttccacaatattatactcatatttataataaaatgtgcgcttgtctctgcaagtggcgtctcccatgtaagagtttgtggttatttgataaatattttatgttcgtttgagtttacgaatTAGAATTTAAGATTAAATAATGTAATTAAACTTCATTAAATGTATGATTAAAAAATGTGTTGTTGACCGATTAAGAAAACATAAGCGTCTTAATTTCATATCAAAGTATTGGTGCTTTCGTACGCTGTGTCTGTTCATTATATTGAATGATAGATGATAATTAAGAATTAagtttcttctgattattatgaAATATACTAAAACCATATAAGGGATTTCAAAACATACCACTACAAGCAACTTCCGTAATTCGATGTTTGAAGGAAGGTTTGGATAATTTTCGGAAATTCTGCACCTTTGCAGACCATCCTCTATGAACAGCTCTTTTCCGACCAGTAGAAGCTATACCGTGAACTTCACTCCAGTCAATACCACTGCCTATGCCCACAGAAAATATTTTGACACCAGCATTCTTCAAGCTCCGAGCTGCGTTCAAAGTTTTACCTTTATGCTGAGATTTTCCGTCAGTAAGAACAATAGCAATTCGTGGTACGTGATATCTATGTCCTGCAGACAATAATTAAGACTTTGTCATTCAAAGAATTTATTTTTGTGGGAAATTGTGCAAAGCAATAAAATAACAGTAATTACAAAGTGTATAATTATTTTTGATTGTATGATAacacttttctgtatttttaaacaaagttGATTATAAACGTGCGCTTGACACGCGTGCCTGGAAAAATGTTGAGCAGGTCAAAAATTAAGAAAAGGTTGAGAGCACAAAAACCAAACTGTCTTGATAAACAGTTTAAATCGTTTGAGGTCAACTTTGATTTCGGCAATTAATAACGTTAGTTTAAACACAATTACGCATATGACtttgaaatttaaatcaaattatattgtttgccaaagtactgactactaggTTGAAACTCTCATCGGTATTGGTACTCCAACAGATAATTGGTATAGTACCAGTAAATAAGTCATGAGAATCATGTTTACCATctcattttttaccatttttgttttatttgcgaCGGAAGAAAGACAAAGGTCTAttgaaattgttatatatatcttaatagaAAAGTACGTGTAAGTAAAATATGTTTCGCGACATGCAAAGTATTTGACACACAATATTCATTCTGTATacatatcttttatttattttaacagatacatgtatgcataaatattttacaacatACCATATCTATATGAGAAGCTGTTATATCGAACATGATTCAGTCCACGGTAAGTATTTGTCAAACCTCCTTGATACTTGATTCTTTTAATGGCACGTTCAAGGTAGTATCTGTTGTTATAGTCCTTCAACTTTATTGAGGTTTTGACAGACGTTGAAAACACATCTACTCCAATTTGAGTGTTGTAAGGTCCAATGTAAAAATTATCTGCAATGCTTGCAACAGTATTCAGCATTATTTGAAAATTGCTTCTGCCAACACTTCCTGACATATCTAAGAGAAAAACAATGTCTCGTTTTCCTTCACAccctgaaaaaaaaagttttcaaattgtaCAATTCTAATAATTAAGAGGAAATGTTCGGTTAATGTAAATGGCATATACTACTACATATAGTATATTGAAATATTGGATTCCAAATCAAATATCTgatattattccatattggtattattttagtaggtttctctatatgaattggattttgaataaaaaagcatattcacctgagaaagtgttattcaccgcgctaaacgtcacgcgcttttacatgcaacgttatggtaaaatgtttcgtgtaaaaatttgttttggtatatgtttgtcattaaatacattttcttttttcggaatatggaataaaacaattactgtcttttgtttcggtaaatatggggttttattgacttttgaaaaactgatattcacttcggccgtcggcctcagtgaatatcagtttttcaaaagtcaataaaaccgcatatttacctcatcaaaagacagtaattgtataatattgcaCTAatgcaataaattttcaaaattcatgacgtcatcaacgtttaaatcttagtttaaaccaatttttactgtcaaatattatattgctatacaataaaagggttattgcatgaatattggggaatattgtccctcgtagaacatatattgcactcgcaagctcgtgcaatatagaattctactcgggacaatattccccaatattcatgcaataaccctatattatttttgtttgaaaattactcccttttcaaatttgataaaaaaaaaaatggaggatGACCTACTTTTGACGATGAAAGAATTTTAATATAgagtattttttatatgtttgtctCTTAGGTAATTCATTGTCAGTGGCTTTgaaatttttctcaatttttatagACTCTCGGATAAAATAAGAATATGGCATTTGAAAATTATTCATTATTAGgtaaatgtcagaaaaatataaacttttttgaatGAAGCTGAGAAACTTCGTTAAGGGCGAGGTatgtttatatttctaaattaattctaaattaattgttaacaaaattttagaatttatgaaatactaaggtttttctacttcaggaatagattaccttagctgttttttacaaaacctttttattttttggtccacaatgctcttcactttcgtactttatttggcctattcaacatttttttattcgagcgtcactggtgagtcttttgtagacgaaacgcgcgtctggcatatacatgtatatggattttcaaatcctggcatctatgatgagtttattttctatcgATACCTTCCCCATTTTTGTGCcgaaaacaaaaaagtttatatttttctgacattgaccttatgtgttttatactgcaacttagattaacacattttcaaattttagacTTATTGTCATCCCTAAATGGACCTTTGGTAGTAGAAAAGGCgatccatgatgaaattgacattgcaaaAAATATAGCTGTGTTTCTAATTTAGGAAATAACTACAGTTACAGAATAAAAGGTTTTATATTTCACTTACTATCTTTTCTAGCTTCAACTGTGATGACATGCAATAACATGAATAGTATGGTTCCTATTAACATCCTCATTGTGATGGGCTGTTTAACttgctaaaaaataaaacattgaattagaATAAAATGAaggtgttgctttttttttttaacaaaatctggtattgatgtgtttgagcttttgattttgctattttactCGGGAGTAGGGACTTTCAGAATTTTCTTATGACAGcggtctttttgttattttacttttttgtaaggGGAGTGTTATGGttattgtatttttcattttgatttttgacaacttttgatatatttttttatttttgtttttgttttttttttttttagtatagcTTTGTGTGTACCATCTAACAGAACTTAATATAATTATCAttgtaaatattgaattattagtGGAAAAGTAAGGAGACACAAATTACCATATAGAAAAGCTCATTTATTTACTTGATTTTAACAGGAGTTCTGTCTGAGAGTCAATTAAATAGTTAACGATACGGAAAAACAAATCAATCagtatgtttttttaaagaaagaataAAACAAGCTGTATCTACTCACGCTACTTACGTTGACTGTCACACTACTGCAGTGACAACTACAGCAATATGTTACAAAGTCATATATAtagttacatgtacataaaacGTCACAAAACAGTGTATCGAGTTTCAGGATGTTTTTTTGTAGGATACTTGGAAATTTGGCTTTTCACAGCAATTATTATGACTGTAGTTCTGGAAATTTATGCGAAATTactcacaatataaaaaagaagatgtggtatgattgccaatgagacaactgtccacaagagaccaaaatgacacagacattaacaactataggtcaccgtacggccttcaacaatgaacaaagcacataccacatagtcagctataaaaggccccgataagacaatgtaaaacaattcaaacgagtaaactaacggccttatttatataaaaaaatgaacgagcAACAAATATgccacacataaacaaacgacaaccactgaattacaggctcctgacttgggacaggcacatacataaataatgtggcggggttaatatagaagatgtggtatgattgccaatgagacaactatccacaaaagaccaaaatgacacagacattaataactataggtcaccgtacggccttcaacaatgagtaaagcccataccggatagtcagctataaaaggccctgataagacaatgtcaaacaattcaaacgagaaaactaacggccttatttatgtaaaaaaatgtatgcgggatcccaaccctccctctaacctgggacagtggtacatcagtacaacataataacgaactatacaaatcagttgaaaaaggcttaactcatcagatggacaaaaatacaagtggacgtggccgggtacttgtacatcccgaaaaaaaaaagacactaggaacagatctgagagtactcacagttatctgactgctagttcaaagccactatcaactaataaaacaaatcatgcatctaaaactaaactatcaatccgtacacatccaacatccaatggacttagtgtaaagacgtcataaacagccagagaaaaacatgccACAAGACAATCGATCTTTTTTTCAACGATGGTCAAAAGTTtcttattttttactttaaataagtAATGTGTTCATTAATACTTTGGATAttgtgtttaatttatttatcaaatttaaagagaccctttaaaaataccaaaaactAATGTATTATTTGATTTCGCTTTCTTGACGTCCAGTAGCAATTATTTCAACCATATTGAGTACGAGAAAATTTATTTGGCAAGGACAAGGACGAATACCGGAAAATTTAAACAGCCATTGGGAAAAAGGGTAATATGgataatgttatatattttacttgCAACAGGCCAATAACGGACCTCACAGTGTTGTTGAAAGAGTTCGTAACTTCAACACCTTAAACGAGGACCGCCTTGGTATTCTTGTGGTAGCTTGATCGCCTCTAGTGCGGGATGTGTCAGATCAAATCCCCGATTGGGTCCAACCAAATACCTGTAATTGATATTTACTACCTCTTCGATTAGCACACAGCATTTAAAAGTATGAGCAAGTACCTGTCTTGAGTTTAATGTGTCCGGGAAATGTCTTTTTATTGACTTTAACCTTGTGGAGTAGCTTAAAGATCCAACTGAACGATTCGGTCTAATATAGCAGGGTTTATAATATATCACATTATCAATTTTCATCTCAGTCATCATTGTCTATATAAAGGAATTTtacgcgactgtcatacaggtgagaggttttgctagctataaaaccacaGGTTTAATCTCCCAtttttattttctacataaggaaatatctgtatcaaataaaacaacagtagtataccgctgttaaaaattcataaatcgattgagagaaaacaaatccgatttacaaattaaaactgagacaaagacatcaactataaaaggataACAACGGAACAGTTGAAACACTTAAATGCACCAAAAACGAAGTCCAACAAACATAGAAACAGAAGGAAAAGTCAAATATATATGACAGTTATTTCAATTTGTctgatgtgattgagcttttgatgttgcaGTTGTTAAGGAACCTTTCGTTTTGCAATTTCCTTGAGTTTcggattttttttacttgtttcatttttttttctcataccgTTTCTTGAAGATGTGAAAATACTTGAAGAAATGAATGCACTAAGATTACTTGTTCTccattattttacaaattattttataggttgtttaatttgatttgaaattaCGTTTCCTGTCTTAAAATTTCAATCAAACACGcttttaactttttcaatggTATAAATGATAGCAATTTTGTAATTCGAATTTGCCGTTAATTAATTTTATGATTCTGCCGAAGTGAAGCTGGTACGATTATCCAACCCTCCTCCGTATGTGCATCTTTTTAATGCAATGTACCTGTTTCGTTTCAATATTATATCGATAgtgacttttttttcaattatcaagACATATAATTCACATATAGTTTTCTTCGTATAAGATTTTCAACAAGTGTGATTTTTATTCAACGCAAGGGCACCAGCGGTAAcactaaaaaaatccaaaaaaagtgGAATAATAAAATGGATCTAACCACCATAAAAATTGTCTACCATGTatatgttgttaatttttgtcATTATTCATTTTAAGAATTTAGAGGGGAAAAGTTATTTAGACTTAAACGGTTAATAAAGATATGTTTGCAAATGCCATTATTAATATTTCAAACTATTTTTGCATTGATGTTGCACTTCGATATTTACAGAATAGCAAAATTAATAGACACAGATTGGAAATAttcgagtgccacatgtggagcaggatctgcttacccttccggagcacctgagatcacccctagtttttgttggagttcttgttgcttattctttagttttctacgttgtgtcatgtgtactactgtttgtctatttgtgtttttggttttgagccatagcattgtcagtttattttcgatttatgagtttgattgtccctccggtatctttcgtccctctttcagacACTTAAATAAAACCATTTGTAATCATGTAGATATATTCCTCTCAAATAAGGGCCTCGTGCATGGCTTTCCTCTGCGTGTTTTGTTGTTTTAACATTATTCATTGAATTTGAATTCCTTCGAAATTTATTCAGTTTCAACTTTcttgattcgagcatcactgataagtgttttgtagacgaaacttgcGTCTAGCGTTCAAATTTATGAAACTGATATCTCTGAAAAATTAGCGTTTTCTTTGATAGCTATACGGTTACCCATATATTCAGTTTTTGGGttttttcaaacatattattCGCCATACAACTCTCTCTTTATTTAGATAAACAATAGATAATAAAACTACCCTGATTCCCTTCTGTTACACAGACAATTTAAAGCCTAGTCAGTAAGGTTTGCTTTTTATTCTATTGATTTGACTATACCCTGAACATCTCATACTGTTAATTCATTTAAATGTAATAAAGCAATTCATGTATAGGAAAATGTGACGCAATTTTGTCTACAAGTAAATGTAGCATATGTAAATTGacgtaaataaattaaattgtaaaGTCAAGTGTCTATTAATTATATATTCAACCCAGTGAAACTATCGGTGCATTTAAACGAATACTGAATGAAAAAGAGCTTTTTGTTTCAGTGTTTGCACAATCAAAATAACTAACCAAACAGCTTACAATGTTAACGTCAATGAAGAGAAAATATGTTTTGAGATGCACCTTTAATAACCTTCATGGGTATTTATATTGGgcaaaaatttacataaaattgaaataattctgCTCCTTTGTtcttaaatattaaaatcaataCTATTGTAGACAACTGCAATTATTGAAATTAAAGGTTTGACGATACGAAATGTATATTAAGGCAGGATAAATATATCAAGATTTCATACGTGTAATAAAACATACATTATTGTGACATTTATGTAAATGCATGTCCTACAATTATCATACTCTATCACGAAAAGCATACATGTATTCAGCGGAATTTAAGTTTTCTATGCATGATAAATAATCCTTTAACTCATTGTTTCAAATAACCATCATAGTGACATACATTGTTACAGTACGTTTTTTCTTCGTCTAAAAAACACTTTTTGAAAAAACATGCGTCCAAGCGCTTTCCTAGAttgaccttcatcaggaatgctcaaacTGAACCTTTTGAAAGCTagggatccaaaattctaaaaagttgcgACAAAAACGTCTAAGGTaatttctgcctgggataagaaaatccttagtttttttgaaaaattcaaagttttgtaaacaagaaatttataaaaatgtcctcATTATTGATATTCGTTTCAAcactgaagtgttgactactggactgatgataccctcggggacgaaacgttcaccagcagtggcatcgacccagtggtgtaaatagttaattTCATTCATCGTGAGAACAGACTTGTATGCATCATATACTAGTAGTTGAATTCCTGCACGGTAATGCACTGACATTTTGTATTGGAATTTGATTTGTTTGTCAAGCTGTGTTAATGTGATATGATCATGTCATGTTCACCGATGATTTCAACTCGATTTAACGTAGGTATGGGGACAAACAAAACATCTAGCTTTACATCAATAATCCTTGCAATTTATCAATTGATTCAAATACTTAGACATGTATTTTTAATGCGGACTATGTGACCTGGAACAGGAAGTACGGTATAAAATAAAGTCTGATCACTAGGTGTTATAACAATTCATATGATTTACG
The window above is part of the Mytilus galloprovincialis chromosome 4, xbMytGall1.hap1.1, whole genome shotgun sequence genome. Proteins encoded here:
- the LOC143071715 gene encoding matrilin-1-like — translated: MRMLIGTILFMLLHVITVEARKDRCEGKRDIVFLLDMSGSVGRSNFQIMLNTVASIADNFYIGPYNTQIGVDVFSTSVKTSIKLKDYNNRYYLERAIKRIKYQGGLTNTYRGLNHVRYNSFSYRYGHRYHVPRIAIVLTDGKSQHKGKTLNAARSLKNAGVKIFSVGIGSGIDWSEVHGIASTGRKRAVHRGWSAKVQNFRKLSKPSFKHRITEVACSVGSMIKPHDRFDGLIVN